The Dysgonomonadaceae bacterium PH5-43 region GGATTACTATTTAATTGCTTATGAAAATATCTGTAGTTATACCTATATATAATGTGCAACAATTTATTGTTCGTTGTCTAAAATCCGTTTTGGCTCAGACTTACGATAATTTAGAGATTATTTTAGTAAACGATGCAACTCCCGATGATAGTATGACTGTTATAGAAGATGTTATTCAGAATACTTCTCGAAAGAATAATATAAAAATAATAAATCACCCAATAAATAAGGGCTTAGCAGCAGCTCGAAACTCGGGAGTGAAAGAGGCTACAGGCGATTACATTTTCTTTTTAGATAGTGATGATGAGATTTCTCCTAACTGTATAGAGCTTTTAGCTTCGTTAGCCATAGATAAAACTATTGATATGGTTATAGGAGAGATAGAAGTTATAGGAAATAAAAGAAATGCTTATCCTCTATTGCAGCTTAAAGATGGAATATATAGAGGAAATAACTTTATATTAAATGCTTTTCTTCAACGCAAGTGGTACGAGATGGCTTGGAATAAACTTATAAAAACCTCCCTTTTCATCGAGAAAAACGTTTGGTTTACAGAAGGAATATTGCACGAAGATACACTTTGGTCGTTTCAATTAGCAATGCATTTACAGTCGTTAGCAGTTCTTAATGCTAAAACATATTATTACCATATTCAGAGTAATTCTATTACACAAAAAAAGACACAGAAAAATATAGAAGATTCTTACTTCTTGATAAGAGAAATAGCAGAAGAGGCTAATGCTTCAAGGTTATTTATAAAAGCACCATCGGTAGCTAAATATTTAGAATCTCAAAGAATATATTTTATAAAGAATTTATATCGAAATAATTTACCTAAGCAATTTATTGAAAAACAAAAACTGCAGTTGGATAATTTATATAAACAGTATGTGTGGCCAAATAAACCACAAACACTGTTGTCTAAAGTAAAGGAGTGGGGCATAAAATTTATACAAGAAACGTCTGCTTCTTATGTCTGATTACAAGTTAAGCGAATATAAGGCGTAGGCTGTCTATTATTTGAGTGGTGGGTGTTTGGCGATACCTCGAAACAAATAAAGAGCTAACAGATCCTACGCCTTCTTTGTTTGGTAAATCTTAGACAAACAATTCTTAGCAAAATGAAGTTACTATAACTTCCTTCCCTCTATTACTAGATACCCCTTGTCGTTGTTACTAGATAGGCGAGCTGCTTCTTACTAGATACCCCATGCCGCTCTTAGTAGATACCCCTTGCCGTTCTTAGTAGAACCACCCCGCCGAAGTCCTTAAAGCACCCCGCCGTTCTTAGTAGAGAGACCTCTCCTCTCTTAGTAGAGACACGAGGGGTCTCTTAGTAGAGAGACGACCCTAAGTGAAGCTTTGCATTTTTAGGAGCAAAATACAACAAAAACACGTCATTTTAGTTAGCGTGATTTAAGCTTTTTGTTCTGTGCTTACACAAAATCTATGAGATTAAATTTCTTCAATTTAGTTCTAATTTCCAGTTTTAGCTTACTGTAGTAAAAAGATAAAAAATCGGCGAAGCTATTTATTCTATCACTCAACTTGTTAAACTCTCTTACGGAATTGCCAGAACATTCTAATACTAAATTATTTATTCTTTTAGTATGAAATTCATCTTTCCCATAAAATCGAGAATACCACGAATGAAGTAAAATTACTTCTCCATTCATATCTTTAAGTATTGAAGTGCAACCATCGGCGTGTGTTTCGGCGTCCATATATAAAGTTTTGTAGTTGATGCTTAGCCAAAGAAAAAAGCTGTAGTATGGTTCGCACACGTCAAATTGGTATTCGCTTTTGTATAAATTATTAGGTGCATACTTTTCGTAATCGTATTTAGTAAAGTCGAAATTCTCTACGTCTTTAACATTGAAGTTTTTCTTAATTTCTTTAATGTTTAAGATGTTGAAAAAAGGATTGGTAACTAAAGGATTATGATTGCGTATAGGAAGAATTCCGCCGTCGGGGAAACCGCAATTTACATAGTTATTGGCGATGACGTATTTTAAGAAGTCTAA contains the following coding sequences:
- a CDS encoding hypothetical protein (product_source=Hypo-rule applied; superfamily=46785), producing the protein MEYKNIDLSKYKIVIFTRSMNAKLFELSSQLIGLPFKHIRLKHTSAISYFYDIMKYDIDYAINIDEDAFVSDPNKLLDFLKYVIANNYVNCGFPDGGILPIRNHNPLVTNPFFNILNIKEIKKNFNVKDVENFDFTKYDYEKYAPNNLYKSEYQFDVCEPYYSFFLWLSINYKTLYMDAETHADGCTSILKDMNGEVILLHSWYSRFYGKDEFHTKRINNLVLECSGNSVREFNKLSDRINSFADFLSFYYSKLKLEIRTKLKKFNLIDFV
- a CDS encoding glycosyltransferase involved in cell wall biosynthesis (product_source=COG0463; cath_funfam=3.90.550.10; cog=COG0463; pfam=PF00535; superfamily=47345,53448); amino-acid sequence: MKISVVIPIYNVQQFIVRCLKSVLAQTYDNLEIILVNDATPDDSMTVIEDVIQNTSRKNNIKIINHPINKGLAAARNSGVKEATGDYIFFLDSDDEISPNCIELLASLAIDKTIDMVIGEIEVIGNKRNAYPLLQLKDGIYRGNNFILNAFLQRKWYEMAWNKLIKTSLFIEKNVWFTEGILHEDTLWSFQLAMHLQSLAVLNAKTYYYHIQSNSITQKKTQKNIEDSYFLIREIAEEANASRLFIKAPSVAKYLESQRIYFIKNLYRNNLPKQFIEKQKLQLDNLYKQYVWPNKPQTLLSKVKEWGIKFIQETSASYV